Proteins encoded by one window of Archocentrus centrarchus isolate MPI-CPG fArcCen1 unplaced genomic scaffold, fArcCen1 scaffold_68_ctg1, whole genome shotgun sequence:
- the LOC115777739 gene encoding interleukin-6 receptor subunit beta, whose amino-acid sequence MKMDVGTLKVHLCAWTVMSLLIGVFSHGVTVKNFQLQKCKENERVCVTAPADCDPRPLSSVQKTLNMSCYYQKTDAQRSMTCDWSLDSNSDGESTASLIFSSEREIISCEGIFNPVAILNVTAKIKNHTTEIWSQPHTVFLYEAVKPLQPVLTVLSATEDSMVVCWRSIGDGSCRLRYRTKDKSKWTQVPDSISAFADQIMTYTMKNLLPFTIYRAAVACRGDTGIWSDWSSEIRGTTLDRVPSRPPEVCYRLERSGGLLQLHLIMWKAPEALEAGGRILGYQISYEVGGLIQNVTDMTALLVVEEGNCSIAVKAFNTAGYGPVAHLSFDTQIQKTLVITSLPSIRDLWVSSSYPGKKELLVQWKTPIAPGYTLPVSHFAIRWHSETSPSTSHWSRVDGFTTSTPIQDVDPDNVYLISVFPVYNQQCGSPLSLLASLQQGALMEAVNLRVVSVTKTSVTIVWVWQRKSEPIRVSRYAAILRKDSDKQTLPLWPNNRQHTFTNLVPNTEYSLVLLADNVSRSIVHVTTHFNEVPVVATATPLLLLAVAVLILSILSRTVYKSYFFPPISSPRQSKTGQWLMELNQQKFAEKNILNIKDFQVTDVLRDKSLIVVDSNSQISPDDKQHEDASLLLISGLKLDSEYVSYSGHPTENQLVPIQASPIRVFMSEESREGDFALLHEAKSSLHQRDEARNQAGKSEISHQTEATVKSHFPGFLTESRPVYQMTCEMEYVVKQGRQSECSYLICEPGYITNNHSEEKTAD is encoded by the exons ATGAAGATGGATGTTGGGACTCTCAAAGTGCACCTCTGTGCCTGGACAGTGATGAGCCTCCTGATTGGTGTGTTTTCTCATG GAGTGACAGTGAAAAACTTTCAGCTGCAGAAGTGCAAAGAAAACGAGCGAGTGTGTGTGACCGCCCCTGCAGACTGTGACCCTCGACCTCTGTCATCTGTGCAGA AGACTCTGAACATGTCGTGTTACTACCAAAAGACAGACGCACAAAGATCCATGACGTGTGACTGGAGTCTGGATTCCAACAGCGACGGCGAGTCCACGGCCTCGCTGATCTTCAGCAG TGAGCGTGAAATTATATCCTGTGAGGGCATCTTCAACCCAGTAGCCATCCTCAATGTGACAGCCAAGATTAAAAACCACACCACAGAGATCTGGTCTCAGCCTCACACTGTGTTTCTTTATGAAGCAG TCAAACCCCTCCAGCCTGTATTAACTGTACTCAGCGCTACTGAGGACTCAATGGTTGTGTGTTGGAGAAGCATCGGTGATGGCAGCTGTCGGCTTCGCTACAGAACCAAAGACAAGAGCAAATGGACCCAG gTTCCTGATTCTATCAGTGCATTTGCAGATCAGATAATGACGTACACGATGAAAAACCTCTTGCCGTTTACCATCTACAGAGCTGCTGTGGCCTGCAGGGGAGACACCGGCATCTGGAGTGACTGGAGCTCTGAAATCAGAGGAACAACACTGGACAGAG taCCCTCCAGGCCACCAGAGGTGTGCTACAGACTGGAGAGATCAGGTGGATTGCTTCAACTTCATCTCATTATGTGGAAG GCTCCTGAGGCTCTTGAAGCTGGAGGTCGAATCCTTGGATACCAGATAAGCTACGAAGTAGGCGGACTGATTCAAAATGTCACAGACATGACGGCGCTCCTTGTGGTGGAGGAGGGGAATTGCAGCATTGCAGTTAAGGCCTTCAACACAGCTGGCTACGGCCCTGTTGCACATCTCAGCTTTGACACGCAAATACAGAAGACGCTGGTTATTACAT CTCTCCCCTCCATCAGAGATCTGTGGGTTTCCAGCTCTTATCCAGGTAAAAAGGAGCTTCTGGTCCAGTGGAAGACCCCCATCGCCCCGGGTTACACCCTGCCCGTCAGCCATTTTGCTATTCGGTGGCACTCTGAGACGAGTCCATCCACCAGCCACTGGTCTCGAGTTGATGGCTTCACCACCTCCACCCCCATACAAg ATGTTGACCCTGATAACGTGTACTTGATCAGTGTGTTCCCTGTTTACAACCAGCAGTGTGGatctcctctgtctctgttgGCCAGTCTACAGCAGGGAG CTTTGATGGAGGCGGTCAATCTGAGGGTCGTCAGTGTGACTAAGACATCAGTGACCATCGTGTGGGTGTGGCAAAGGAAGTCTGAACCAATCAGAGTGAGCAGATATGCAGCGATTCTGAGGAAAGATTCTGACAAACAGA CTCTACCTCTGTGGCCAAACAACAGGCAGCACACCTTCACCAACCTGGTGCCCAACACTGAGTATTCTCTTGTTCTGTTGGCCGATAATGTTTCCAGAAGCATCGTTCATGTGACGACACATTTCA ATGAGGTTCCAGTAGTGGCTACAGCgactcctctgctgctgctggctgtcgCTGTGCTGATCCTCTCCATCCTGTCCAGGACTGT ATACAAGTCCTACTTCTTCCCACCAATCTCCAGCCCTCGACAGAGCAAAACAGGCCAGTGGCTGATGGAGCTGAACCAGCAG AAATTTGCAGAGAAGAACATCCTGAATATCAAAGATTTCCAAGTGACCGATGTCCTCAGAGACAAAAGTCTCATCGTGGTTGACTCGAACTCTCAGATCTCACCAGATGACAAGCAACATGAGGATGCCTCTCTGCTGTTGATCAGTGGCCTCAAACTGGACTCTGAGTATGTTTCTTATAGTGGACACCCCACAGAGAACCAGTTAGTGCCCATCCAGGCCTCCCCTATCAGGGTTTTTATGTCAGAGGAGAGCCGAGAGGGTGACTTCGCTCTGCTGCATGAAGCGAAGAGCTCGCTACATCAGAGGGATGAGGCCAGAAATCAGGCTGGCAAGTCTGAGATTTCACATCAGACCGAGGCTACTGTGAAAAGTCACTTTCCTGGTTTCCTGACTGAAAGCCGACCTGTTTATCAGATGACCTGTGAGATGGAGTATGTGGTGAAACAGGGGAGACAGAGCGAATGCTCTTATCTGATCTGTGAGCCAGGTTATATTACAAACAACCACTCTGAGGAGAAAACGGCAGATTGA
- the nudt12 gene encoding NAD-capped RNA hydrolase NUDT12, with translation MTSYQLSAKDEMVEKFLDAAARGDLSQVSTLLSHVPSLTNQTGYSGWTALMLAARNGHYHVVENLLSHGCDKFIVNSSSQTAYDIAKFWGHKHIADLLGQTDDGCQRVLLGSHISPQENYFSRETLDRLSGKRTDEAWLEAKQRKPDTVYLMFSNLSPMVSTPQEDNSAAVESKLCRFTYETVKDLLQKPATVLIFLGVEKRKNPSPYSSEEGIQETPAWFAFSTDEDAAELLKLCTERNCSFPKMPNRDLLKLNEEEAGIVAQARSVLAWHSRYSFCPTCGTSTKPEEGGHKRICLNSECRSLKGVHNTCYPRVDPVVIMLVIHPDGNQCLLGRKKIFPARMFSCLAGFVEPGETFEDAVRREVEEESGVQVGPVQYISCQPWPMPSNLMIGCFAVAISTDIRVDENEIEEARWFTRQQVIDSLFREASPAFIAPPRQTIAHQLIRHWIGMNANL, from the exons ATGACGAGTTATCAACTGAGCGCGAAGGATGAGATGGTGGAGAAGTTTCTGGATGCTGCGGCAAGAGGAGATTTGTCCCAGGTGTCCACCTTGCTGTCCCACGTGCCCTCACTCACCAACCAGACAGGATACAGTGGCTGGACAGCGCTGATGCTCGCAGCTCGTAATGGACATTACCATGTGGTGGAGAACCTGCTGTCCCACGG TTGTGATAAGTTCATAGTAAACAGTTCATCACAGACTGCCTACGATATTGCCAAGTTTTGGGGCCACAAACACATCGCTGACTTGCTGGGCCAGACAGATGATGGCTGCCAGCGAGTCCTGCTGGGCTCCCACATCAGTCCACAGGAAAACTACTTCAGCAGGGAGACGCTGGACCGCCTGAGTGGGAAGAGGACTGATGAGGCCTGGCTGGAGGCCAAGCAGAGAAAGCCAGATACAGTCTACCTCATGTTCTCCAACCTCAGCCCCATGGTCAGCACACCCCAGGAAGACAACAGTGCAGCG GTTGAGAGCAAACTGTGCCGGTTCACATATGAGACGGTTAAGGATCTTCTACAGAAACCTGCCACTGTGCTCATTTTCCTCGGagtggagaagaggaaaaatcCCTCCCCTTACTCCTCTGAGGAGGGCATCCAGGAGACTCCTGCTTGGTTTGCTTTCAGCACAGATGAAGATGCTGCTGAACTTCTTAAACTGTGCACTGAAAGGAACTGCTCCTTCCCAAAGATGCCCAACAGAGACCTGCTGAAACTCAACGAGGAAGAGGCCG GAATTGTAGCTCAGGCTAGATCGGTGTTGGCCTGGCACAGCCGCTACAGCTTCTGTCCGACATGTGGGACCAGCACCAAACCGGAGGAGGGAGGACACAAGAGAATCTGCCTGAACTCTGAATGCAGGAGTCTAAAGGGGGTCCACAACACTTGCTATCCACGAGTCG ACCCAGTGGTCATCATGCTGGTGATCCACCCAGATGGAAACCAGTGTTTACTGGGAAGGAAGAAGATCTTCCCAGCCAGGATGTTTTCCTGTTTAGCAGGATTTGTAGAGCCTG GGGAGACATTCGAAGATGCagtgaggagggaggtggaggaggagagcgGCGTGCAGGTCGGACCAGTTCAGTACATCTCCTGCCAGCCCTGGCCGATGCCGTCCAACCTCATGATTGGCTGTTTTGCTGTCGCCATATCGACCGACATCAGAGTGGATGAGAATGAGATAGAGGAAGCTCGGTGGTTCACACGGCAACAG gTGATTGACTCCTTGTTCAGAGAAGCATCTCCAGCGTTTATCGCACCCCCGAGACAGACCATCGCCCACCAGCTGATCAGACACTGGATTGGCATGAACGCTAACCTCTAA